One window from the genome of Hyalangium gracile encodes:
- a CDS encoding TIGR04013 family B12-binding domain/radical SAM domain-containing protein: MSSHGKVALVLSYQYPGKYAFTVLAGAVEADASLADVALHFPRDRESLLTTLRQCADEGATVVAAWSFYSASFGAAAEELAWVRERLEGRRVLCIAGGVHATAETEQTLRAGFDLVAVGEGEHLLRELLHRLKRGEDPKGTRGMARLEEGRVVLNGRGEGVVDLDAFPPFAAEHAKYGAIEITRGCIYACRFCQTPFLNKARFRHRSVRNVAEWARVLRRSGRRDVRFITPTSLSYGSPDESVNLAAVEELLAALRESMGPDGRIFFGTFPSEVRPEHVTPESLALLERYVDNDNLIIGGQSGSERILRSSHRGHDTEAVVRAARLALEAGFLPNVDFILGLPGEEREDIDATLRLMEQLSELGARVHGHTFMPLPGTPYRDAPAGRVDEETQRRLDRLASQGRLYGHWKQQATLAEQIVQRRQPRARGRA; the protein is encoded by the coding sequence ATGAGCTCCCACGGGAAGGTCGCGCTCGTCCTGAGCTACCAGTACCCGGGCAAGTACGCCTTCACGGTCCTGGCGGGCGCCGTGGAGGCGGACGCCTCGCTGGCGGACGTCGCCCTGCACTTCCCGCGCGATCGCGAGTCGCTGCTGACCACGCTGCGGCAGTGCGCGGATGAGGGCGCCACGGTGGTGGCGGCCTGGTCCTTCTACTCGGCGAGCTTCGGCGCCGCGGCGGAGGAGCTGGCCTGGGTGCGCGAGCGGCTGGAGGGCCGGCGCGTGCTCTGCATCGCGGGCGGAGTGCACGCCACGGCGGAGACGGAGCAGACGCTGCGCGCGGGCTTCGACCTGGTCGCGGTGGGCGAGGGCGAGCACCTGCTGCGCGAGCTGCTCCACCGACTCAAGCGCGGCGAGGACCCGAAGGGGACTCGGGGGATGGCGCGGCTGGAGGAGGGGCGGGTGGTGCTGAACGGGCGGGGCGAGGGCGTGGTGGACCTGGACGCCTTCCCGCCGTTCGCGGCGGAGCACGCGAAGTACGGGGCCATCGAAATCACCCGGGGCTGCATCTACGCGTGCCGGTTCTGCCAGACGCCGTTCCTGAACAAGGCGCGGTTCCGACACCGGAGCGTGCGCAACGTGGCCGAGTGGGCCCGGGTGCTGCGGCGCTCGGGGCGGCGGGACGTGCGCTTCATCACGCCCACCTCCCTGTCCTACGGCTCGCCGGACGAGTCGGTGAACCTGGCGGCGGTGGAGGAGCTGCTGGCGGCGCTGCGCGAGTCGATGGGGCCGGATGGGCGCATCTTCTTCGGCACCTTCCCCTCGGAGGTGCGGCCGGAGCACGTGACGCCGGAGTCGCTGGCGCTGCTCGAGCGGTACGTGGACAACGACAACCTCATCATCGGCGGGCAGTCCGGCTCCGAGCGCATCCTCCGGAGCAGCCACCGGGGCCATGACACGGAGGCGGTGGTGCGGGCCGCGCGGCTGGCGCTGGAGGCGGGCTTCCTTCCGAACGTGGACTTCATCCTCGGGCTGCCGGGCGAGGAGCGGGAGGACATCGACGCGACGCTCCGGCTGATGGAGCAGCTGTCGGAGCTGGGCGCGCGCGTGCACGGGCACACCTTCATGCCGCTGCCGGGGACGCCATACCGGGATGCTCCCGCGGGCCGGGTGGATGAGGAGACGCAGCGCCGGTTGGACCGGCTGGCCTCGCAGGGGCGCCTCTACGGGCACTGGAAGCAGCAGGCGACGCTCGCCGAGCAGATCGTCCAGCGAAGACAGCCACGCGCGCGGGGACGGGCTTGA
- a CDS encoding DUF2378 family protein: protein MQPRPPQQTPSKDGRALKNSAVEGLLRGFGVGPGSAEMLEVIELLGGTGGLPVEVPVDRYIQLIEWLARRHYTSLPQPEGIRCVGMRMLHGYRQTLLGQIQLKALNLMGPDRLMRKVGDFIGRNSNFGERTTEQVAPRHWRMIFREVPIPPEFYQGLCEASFEVMGIKKVSMTFVRKSPEDTDFDIRWE, encoded by the coding sequence ATGCAACCACGGCCACCGCAGCAGACGCCGAGCAAGGACGGACGCGCGCTCAAGAACAGCGCCGTCGAGGGCCTGCTGCGCGGCTTCGGAGTAGGGCCCGGCTCAGCGGAGATGCTGGAGGTCATCGAGCTCCTGGGTGGCACCGGCGGTCTGCCCGTCGAGGTGCCGGTGGACCGCTACATCCAGCTCATCGAATGGCTGGCGCGCCGCCACTACACGAGCCTGCCGCAGCCCGAGGGCATCCGGTGCGTGGGCATGCGCATGCTCCACGGCTACCGGCAGACGCTGCTGGGGCAGATCCAGCTCAAGGCGCTGAACCTGATGGGCCCGGATCGGCTGATGCGCAAGGTGGGGGACTTCATCGGGCGCAACAGCAACTTCGGCGAGCGCACCACCGAGCAGGTAGCCCCTCGCCACTGGCGGATGATCTTCCGAGAAGTCCCCATCCCGCCCGAGTTCTACCAGGGCCTGTGCGAGGCCTCCTTCGAGGTCATGGGCATCAAGAAGGTGAGCATGACCTTCGTGCGCAAGAGCCCCGAGGACACGGACTTCGACATCCGCTGGGAGTGA